A window from Mycobacterium saskatchewanense encodes these proteins:
- the cobF gene encoding precorrin-6A synthase (deacetylating) — protein sequence MGRHIHVIGIGAGDPDYLTVQAIDALNGTEVFFAMDKGEAKSDLVALRRQICARFIREPGYRFVELPDPQRAADADYRGAVSDWHAARARVWAEAIGTELGPDGVGAFLAWGDPSLYDSTLRVLDAVGAEVDFTYDVIPGITAVQALTARHRVPLNEVGEPVLITTGRQLRRQGLSGSAVVMLDADCSFQACPADTSIWWGAYLGTADELLVAGTVGEVGAEIAALRAEARARHGWIMDTYLLRAAD from the coding sequence TTGGGCCGGCACATCCACGTCATCGGCATCGGTGCAGGCGATCCCGACTACCTGACCGTCCAGGCGATCGACGCGCTCAACGGCACCGAGGTGTTCTTCGCGATGGACAAGGGCGAGGCGAAAAGCGACTTGGTGGCGCTGCGGCGACAGATCTGCGCCCGGTTCATCCGCGAGCCCGGCTATCGCTTCGTCGAGCTACCCGACCCACAGCGGGCAGCTGACGCCGACTACCGCGGGGCCGTATCCGACTGGCACGCGGCGCGGGCTCGGGTGTGGGCGGAAGCCATCGGTACAGAGCTGGGCCCCGACGGCGTCGGCGCCTTCTTGGCGTGGGGCGACCCGTCGCTGTACGACAGCACGCTTCGCGTCCTCGATGCGGTGGGGGCCGAGGTGGATTTCACCTACGACGTCATCCCCGGGATCACCGCGGTGCAGGCGCTGACGGCGCGCCACCGCGTCCCGCTCAACGAGGTCGGCGAACCCGTGCTGATCACCACGGGGCGGCAGCTGCGCCGCCAGGGCCTGTCCGGGTCCGCCGTCGTGATGCTCGACGCCGACTGCTCCTTCCAGGCGTGCCCGGCCGACACCTCGATTTGGTGGGGCGCCTATCTGGGCACCGCGGACGAGCTGCTGGTGGCAGGCACTGTCGGTGAGGTGGGTGCGGAGATTGCGGCGCTGCGCGCCGAGGCACGGGCTCGGCACGGGTGGATCATGGACACCTATTTGCTCAGAGCGGCAGACTGA
- the pgi gene encoding glucose-6-phosphate isomerase — protein MTSVRTIPDITATPAWDALRRHHEQIGETHLRQFFEDDPDRGRELTLTVGDLYIDYSKHRVTRETLRLLTDLARVANLEDRRDQMFSGVHINTSEDRAVLHTALRLPRDAELLIDGHNVVEDVHEVLDRMGDFTDRLRTGGWTGATGERIKTVVNIGIGGSDLGPVMVYQALRHYADAGISARFVSNVDPADLIATLADLEPATTLFIVASKTFSTLETLTNATAARRWLTGALGDSAVSQHFVAVSTNKRLVDDFGINTDNMFGFWDWVGGRYSVDSAIGLSVMAVIGREAFADFLSGFHIVDRHFRTAPLESNAPVLLGLIGLWYSNFMGAQSRAVLPYSNDLARFAAYLQQLTMESNGKSTRADGTPVTTDTGEIFWGEPGTNGQHAFYQLLHQGTRLVPADFIGFSQPLDDLPTVEGDGSMHDLLMSNFFAQTQVLAFGKTAEEIAAEGTPEAIVPHKVMPGNRPTTSILADRLTPSVLGQLIALYEHQVFTEGAVWGIDSFDQWGVELGKTQAKALLPVITGDASPEPQSDSSTDALVRRYRTERGRTS, from the coding sequence ATGACCTCCGTGCGAACCATCCCCGACATCACCGCCACCCCGGCGTGGGACGCCCTGCGCAGGCATCACGAGCAAATCGGCGAAACGCACCTACGCCAGTTCTTCGAAGACGACCCGGATCGCGGACGCGAACTCACCCTCACGGTCGGCGACCTCTACATCGACTACAGCAAACACCGCGTCACCCGAGAGACGTTGCGGCTGCTCACGGATCTCGCTCGGGTCGCTAACCTCGAAGACCGTCGCGACCAGATGTTCTCCGGGGTCCACATCAACACGTCGGAGGATCGCGCCGTCCTGCACACGGCGCTGCGGCTGCCCCGCGACGCCGAACTGCTGATCGACGGGCACAACGTCGTCGAGGACGTGCACGAGGTGCTCGACCGGATGGGGGACTTCACCGACCGGCTCCGCACCGGGGGGTGGACCGGAGCCACCGGGGAACGCATCAAGACCGTGGTCAACATCGGCATCGGCGGGTCAGACCTCGGCCCGGTGATGGTCTACCAGGCGCTGCGCCACTATGCCGACGCGGGGATCTCGGCACGCTTCGTCTCCAACGTCGACCCGGCCGACCTGATCGCCACCCTCGCCGACTTGGAGCCCGCCACAACCCTTTTCATCGTCGCGTCAAAGACGTTCTCCACGCTGGAGACCCTGACCAACGCGACCGCCGCCCGGCGCTGGCTGACCGGCGCCCTCGGCGACTCGGCGGTGTCCCAGCATTTCGTGGCCGTCTCGACCAACAAACGCCTGGTCGACGACTTCGGGATCAACACCGACAACATGTTCGGGTTCTGGGACTGGGTCGGCGGGCGGTATTCGGTCGATTCGGCGATCGGCCTTTCGGTGATGGCCGTCATCGGGCGCGAGGCCTTCGCGGACTTCCTGTCCGGGTTCCACATCGTCGACCGCCATTTCCGGACGGCCCCGCTGGAGTCCAACGCGCCGGTCCTGCTCGGCCTCATCGGGTTGTGGTACTCCAATTTCATGGGCGCGCAGTCGCGTGCAGTGCTCCCTTACTCGAACGACTTGGCGCGCTTTGCCGCGTACCTGCAACAGTTGACCATGGAGTCCAACGGCAAGTCGACGCGCGCCGACGGCACCCCGGTCACCACCGACACGGGTGAAATCTTCTGGGGCGAACCCGGAACGAACGGGCAGCACGCCTTCTACCAGCTGCTACACCAGGGCACCCGGCTGGTCCCGGCCGACTTCATCGGGTTCAGCCAGCCGCTCGACGACCTGCCCACCGTCGAGGGCGACGGCAGCATGCACGACCTGCTGATGAGCAACTTCTTCGCCCAGACCCAAGTGCTGGCGTTCGGTAAGACGGCCGAGGAGATCGCCGCCGAGGGCACGCCCGAGGCGATCGTTCCGCACAAGGTGATGCCTGGCAACCGCCCGACCACGTCGATCCTGGCCGACCGCCTCACCCCGTCGGTGCTGGGACAGCTGATCGCGCTCTACGAGCACCAGGTCTTCACCGAGGGTGCGGTCTGGGGCATCGACTCGTTCGACCAGTGGGGTGTGGAGCTGGGCAAGACGCAGGCCAAGGCGCTGCTTCCGGTGATCACCGGCGACGCCTCACCCGAGCCACAGTCCGACAGCTCCACCGACGCGCTCGTGCGTCGCTATCGGACCGAAAGAGGGCGCACCAGCTGA
- a CDS encoding AurF N-oxygenase family protein encodes MTAAVKASGPSREEFSERLLKGSVKKSYEPVVDIDWDAPLDPDKFYLPPRLVSLYGTPMWDEMTREQQIELSRQELVNTLSAGIWFENMLNQSLLRTILHEDPTSRSTHYKLTELGDETRHMVMFGKAIERIGAKPVRPRRFHRMIINALPLAFQRGSMLWVAALIGEEIFDSLQRQMMDDPELQPIIQRLMRIHVTEEARHIQFARDGARKRVAEMPRLNRWFMANINGLGGYFFNYLFSNPIPYARTGLDAKRARAIARSSPHRREMQVAGFAPLAAFLTEVGLLGPIARRGWKRSRFL; translated from the coding sequence ATGACCGCTGCGGTGAAAGCGAGTGGGCCCAGCCGTGAGGAATTCTCCGAACGTCTGCTGAAAGGTTCGGTCAAGAAGTCCTACGAGCCGGTGGTCGACATCGACTGGGACGCCCCGCTCGACCCGGATAAGTTCTACCTGCCGCCGCGGCTGGTGTCGTTGTACGGCACCCCGATGTGGGACGAGATGACCCGCGAACAGCAGATCGAGCTGTCACGCCAGGAGTTGGTGAACACCCTGTCGGCCGGGATCTGGTTCGAGAACATGCTCAACCAGTCGCTGCTGCGCACCATCCTGCACGAGGATCCGACCAGCCGGTCGACGCATTACAAGCTGACCGAGCTCGGCGACGAGACCCGCCACATGGTGATGTTCGGCAAGGCCATCGAGCGCATCGGCGCCAAGCCGGTCCGCCCCCGGCGATTCCACCGCATGATCATCAACGCGCTGCCGCTGGCTTTCCAGCGGGGCTCCATGCTCTGGGTGGCTGCCCTGATCGGCGAAGAGATCTTCGACTCGCTGCAGCGGCAAATGATGGACGACCCGGAGCTGCAGCCAATCATCCAGCGGCTCATGCGGATTCACGTCACCGAAGAGGCGCGCCACATCCAGTTCGCCCGCGACGGCGCGCGCAAGCGGGTCGCCGAGATGCCGCGGTTGAACCGGTGGTTCATGGCGAACATCAACGGGCTCGGCGGCTACTTCTTCAACTACCTGTTCAGCAATCCGATCCCCTACGCGCGCACCGGCCTGGACGCCAAGCGGGCGCGAGCGATCGCGCGCAGCAGCCCGCATCGACGCGAGATGCAGGTGGCCGGGTTCGCACCCCTGGCGGCTTTCCTGACCGAGGTGGGCCTGTTGGGCCCGATCGCGCGGCGTGGGTGGAAGCGCAGCAGGTTTCTGTGA
- the sucC gene encoding ADP-forming succinate--CoA ligase subunit beta, which produces MDLFEYQAKELFVKHNVPTTPGRVTDTAEGAREIATEVGAPVMVKAQVKVGGRGKAGGVKYAATPDDAYEHAKNILGLDIKGHIVHKLLVAEASDIAEEYYISFLLDRANRTYLAMCSVEGGMEIEEVAATKPDRLAKVPVDAVDGVDLATARSIAEKGHLPAEVLDAAAVTINKLWELFVAEDATLVEVNPLVRTPDDQILALDGKVTLDANADFRHPDHAEFEDRASTDPLELKAKEHDLNYVKLDGAVGIIGNGAGLVMSTLDVVAYAGEKHGGVKPANFLDIGGGASAEVMAAGLDVILNDKQVKSVFVNVFGGITSCDAVANGIVTALNMLGDEANKPLVVRLDGNNVDEGRRILAQANHPLVIQAETMDAGADKAAELANK; this is translated from the coding sequence ATGGACCTTTTCGAGTATCAGGCGAAAGAACTATTCGTTAAGCACAACGTACCTACTACGCCCGGTCGTGTGACCGACACCGCCGAGGGCGCACGGGAAATCGCGACCGAGGTCGGCGCTCCGGTGATGGTCAAGGCGCAGGTGAAGGTCGGCGGGCGAGGCAAGGCCGGTGGCGTCAAATATGCGGCGACGCCCGACGACGCCTACGAGCACGCCAAGAACATCCTCGGCCTCGACATCAAGGGCCACATCGTCCACAAGCTGCTGGTCGCCGAGGCCAGTGACATCGCCGAGGAGTACTACATCTCCTTCCTGCTGGATCGTGCCAATCGCACCTACCTCGCGATGTGCTCGGTCGAGGGCGGCATGGAGATCGAAGAGGTGGCCGCCACCAAGCCCGACCGGCTGGCCAAGGTTCCGGTGGACGCCGTCGACGGCGTCGACCTGGCGACCGCGCGTTCCATCGCGGAGAAGGGCCACCTGCCGGCTGAGGTACTCGACGCCGCCGCGGTCACGATCAACAAGCTCTGGGAGCTCTTCGTCGCCGAGGACGCCACCCTCGTCGAGGTGAATCCGCTCGTGCGCACCCCGGACGACCAGATCTTGGCCCTCGACGGCAAGGTCACGCTCGACGCCAACGCCGACTTCCGCCACCCGGACCACGCCGAGTTCGAGGACCGCGCGTCCACCGACCCGCTGGAGCTCAAGGCCAAGGAGCACGACCTCAACTACGTGAAACTCGACGGCGCCGTAGGCATCATCGGGAACGGCGCGGGCCTGGTGATGTCGACCCTGGACGTCGTCGCCTACGCCGGTGAGAAGCACGGCGGGGTCAAGCCCGCCAACTTCCTCGACATCGGGGGTGGCGCGTCCGCCGAGGTGATGGCCGCCGGCTTGGATGTCATCCTGAATGACAAGCAGGTCAAGAGCGTGTTCGTCAATGTCTTCGGAGGCATCACCTCCTGCGACGCCGTTGCCAACGGCATCGTGACCGCCCTCAACATGCTCGGTGACGAAGCCAACAAGCCGTTGGTGGTCCGGCTCGACGGCAACAACGTCGACGAGGGCCGGCGCATTCTGGCGCAAGCCAACCACCCGCTGGTAATCCAGGCCGAGACCATGGACGCCGGTGCCGACAAAGCCGCCGAGCTGGCGAACAAGTAA
- a CDS encoding SDR family oxidoreductase, whose translation MTRQKILITGASSGLGAGMARAFAAKGRDLALCARRTDRLDELKAELSQQYPGIKIAVAALDVNDHEQVPKVFAELSDELGGIDRVVVNAGIGKGARLGSGKLWANKATIETNLVAALVQIETALEMFHKSGAGHLVLISSVLGNKGVPGVKAAYAASKAGLSSLGESLRAEYVKGPIKVSVMEPGYIESEMTAKSSSTMLMVDNATGVKALVDAIEREPGRAAVPRWPWAPLVQVMQVLPPPLAKWFA comes from the coding sequence GTGACTCGCCAGAAGATTTTGATTACCGGTGCCAGTTCCGGCCTGGGTGCCGGTATGGCGCGCGCCTTCGCCGCCAAGGGCCGCGACCTGGCACTGTGCGCGCGGCGCACCGACCGGCTCGACGAGCTGAAAGCCGAACTGTCGCAACAGTATCCGGGCATCAAGATTGCCGTTGCGGCGCTGGACGTCAACGACCACGAGCAGGTGCCGAAAGTGTTCGCCGAACTCAGCGACGAACTCGGCGGCATCGACCGCGTCGTCGTCAACGCCGGCATCGGTAAAGGGGCCCGCCTGGGCTCGGGCAAGCTGTGGGCGAACAAGGCGACCATCGAAACCAATTTGGTAGCCGCGCTGGTCCAGATCGAGACCGCGCTGGAGATGTTCCACAAGAGCGGGGCGGGACACCTCGTCCTCATTTCCTCGGTGCTCGGAAACAAAGGGGTGCCGGGCGTCAAAGCCGCTTACGCCGCAAGCAAAGCGGGGCTGAGCTCGCTGGGCGAATCGCTGCGCGCCGAATACGTGAAGGGCCCCATCAAGGTTTCGGTGATGGAACCCGGCTATATCGAGTCCGAGATGACGGCCAAGTCGAGCAGCACGATGTTGATGGTGGACAACGCAACTGGCGTCAAGGCGCTCGTCGACGCGATCGAGCGGGAGCCGGGCCGCGCCGCCGTGCCGCGGTGGCCGTGGGCGCCGCTCGTGCAGGTGATGCAGGTGCTGCCGCCCCCGCTCGCCAAATGGTTCGCTTAA
- the pcrA gene encoding DNA helicase PcrA, whose protein sequence is MSVHATDARSASEAEELLEGLNPQQRQAVVHEGSPLLIVAGAGSGKTAVLTRRIAYLIAARGVGVGQILAITFTNKAAAEMRERVVRLVGPRARAMWVSTFHSTCVRILRNHATLIEGLNSNFSIYDADDSRRLLQMIGRDMGLDIKRYSPRLLANAISNLKNELIDPAQAVSDLTDGSDDLPRTVASVYGEYQRRLRAANALDFDDLIGETVAVLQTFPEIAQYYRRRFRHVLVDEYQDTNHAQYVLVRELVGTDTEDGVPPGELCVVGDADQSIYAFRGATIRNIEDFERDYPDATTILLEQNYRSTQNILSAANSVIARNAGRRDKRLWTDAGAGELIVGYVADNEHDEARFVAEEIDALADRGEITYNDVAVFYRTNNSSRSLEEVFIRAGIPYKVVGGVRFYERKEIRDIVAYLRVLDNPGDAVSMRRILNTPRRGIGDRAEACVAVYAENTGSSFADALVAAAEGKVPMLNTRAEKAIAGFVEMLDELRGRLDDDLGELVESVLERTGYRRELESSNDPQELARLDNLNELVSVAHEFSTDRANAVALGEGAEAPEDEDVPDTGVLAEFLERVSLVADADDIPEHGAGVVTLMTLHTAKGLEFPVVFVTGWEDGMFPHMRSLDDPAELSEERRLAYVGITRARQRLYLSRAIVRSSWGQPMLNPESRFLREIPQELIEWRRTAPAPSFSAPVSGAGRFGTPRAAPTRSGAGKRPLLVLEPGDRVTHDKYGLGRVEEVAGVGESAMSLIDFGSAGRVKLMHNHAPISKL, encoded by the coding sequence ATGAGTGTGCACGCAACCGACGCCAGATCCGCCTCCGAAGCCGAAGAGCTGCTCGAGGGCCTCAACCCGCAACAGCGCCAGGCGGTGGTGCATGAGGGTTCTCCGCTGCTGATCGTCGCCGGCGCGGGCTCGGGTAAGACGGCGGTGTTGACGCGGCGCATCGCCTACCTGATCGCGGCGCGCGGCGTCGGCGTCGGTCAGATCCTGGCGATCACTTTCACCAACAAGGCCGCCGCGGAGATGCGCGAACGCGTGGTGCGGCTGGTCGGCCCCCGGGCCCGCGCGATGTGGGTGTCTACGTTCCACTCGACCTGCGTACGCATCCTGCGTAACCACGCGACGCTGATCGAGGGCCTCAACTCGAACTTCTCCATCTACGACGCCGACGACTCCCGGCGCCTGCTACAGATGATCGGGCGCGACATGGGGCTCGACATCAAGCGGTACTCACCGCGCCTGCTGGCCAACGCCATCTCCAATCTGAAGAACGAGTTGATCGACCCGGCGCAGGCGGTGTCCGACCTGACGGACGGCTCCGACGACCTGCCGCGCACCGTCGCCTCCGTCTACGGCGAATACCAGCGACGGCTGCGGGCGGCCAATGCGCTGGACTTCGACGATCTCATCGGGGAGACGGTGGCCGTGTTGCAGACGTTCCCGGAGATCGCCCAGTACTATCGGCGGCGCTTCCGCCACGTCCTGGTCGACGAATATCAGGACACCAACCACGCGCAGTACGTCTTGGTGCGGGAGCTCGTCGGCACGGACACCGAGGACGGCGTTCCCCCGGGCGAATTGTGTGTGGTCGGCGACGCCGATCAGTCGATCTATGCATTTCGCGGTGCCACCATCCGCAACATCGAGGACTTCGAACGCGACTACCCGGACGCGACAACCATTCTGCTGGAACAGAATTACCGATCCACCCAGAACATCCTGTCGGCGGCCAACTCCGTCATCGCCCGCAACGCGGGTCGCCGAGACAAGAGGTTGTGGACGGACGCCGGCGCCGGCGAGCTGATCGTCGGCTACGTCGCCGACAACGAGCACGACGAGGCCAGGTTCGTGGCCGAGGAGATCGACGCGCTCGCCGACCGGGGCGAGATCACCTACAACGACGTCGCCGTGTTCTACCGCACCAACAACTCGTCGCGGTCCCTGGAAGAGGTGTTCATCCGCGCCGGCATTCCCTACAAAGTCGTTGGGGGAGTGCGGTTCTACGAGCGCAAGGAGATCCGCGACATCGTCGCCTACCTGCGCGTGCTCGACAACCCCGGCGATGCCGTCAGCATGCGGCGCATCCTCAACACCCCGCGCCGCGGCATCGGCGACCGGGCCGAGGCATGCGTGGCGGTGTACGCCGAGAACACCGGGTCGAGCTTCGCCGACGCGCTGGTGGCCGCGGCCGAAGGAAAAGTGCCGATGTTGAACACCCGCGCGGAGAAGGCGATCGCGGGTTTTGTCGAGATGCTCGACGAGCTCAGGGGACGGCTCGACGACGACCTCGGTGAGCTGGTCGAGTCGGTGCTGGAACGGACCGGCTATCGCAGGGAGCTGGAATCGTCCAACGATCCGCAAGAGCTGGCCAGGCTGGACAACCTCAACGAACTCGTCAGCGTGGCGCACGAATTCAGCACTGACCGGGCGAACGCCGTCGCGCTCGGCGAGGGGGCGGAAGCGCCGGAAGACGAAGACGTGCCGGACACCGGTGTCCTCGCGGAGTTCCTGGAGCGGGTGTCGCTGGTCGCGGATGCTGACGACATCCCCGAGCACGGCGCCGGCGTCGTGACCCTGATGACGTTGCACACCGCCAAAGGCCTGGAGTTTCCAGTCGTGTTCGTCACCGGCTGGGAAGACGGAATGTTCCCGCACATGCGGTCGCTGGACGACCCCGCCGAACTCTCCGAGGAGCGGAGACTCGCCTACGTCGGCATCACCCGGGCCCGCCAGCGCCTGTATCTGAGCAGGGCCATCGTGCGGTCTTCGTGGGGACAGCCGATGCTTAACCCGGAATCGCGATTCCTAAGGGAGATCCCGCAGGAACTCATCGAGTGGCGGCGCACCGCACCCGCCCCATCGTTCAGCGCGCCGGTCAGCGGCGCTGGCCGGTTCGGGACGCCACGCGCCGCACCGACCCGCTCAGGCGCGGGCAAGCGTCCGCTGCTGGTGCTCGAGCCCGGCGATCGGGTGACCCACGACAAGTACGGCCTGGGCAGGGTCGAGGAAGTCGCCGGGGTGGGCGAATCCGCCATGTCCCTAATCGACTTCGGCAGCGCCGGTCGGGTGAAGCTGATGCACAACCACGCCCCGATCAGCAAGCTCTAG
- a CDS encoding zinc finger domain-containing protein, whose translation MPGIAALGPDALELGVEELAGLLAGNTGRIKTVITDQKVIAGIGNAYSDEILHVAKISPFATAGKLTDEQLTTLHDAMVSVLRDAVSRSVGQGAAMLKGEKRSGLRVHARTGMPCPVCGDTVREVSFADKSFQYCPTCQTGGKVLADRRMSRLLK comes from the coding sequence GTGCCGGGAATCGCCGCGCTGGGCCCCGACGCGCTGGAACTCGGGGTCGAGGAGCTGGCCGGGCTCCTGGCCGGCAACACCGGCCGGATCAAGACCGTGATCACCGACCAGAAGGTGATCGCCGGCATCGGAAACGCCTACAGCGACGAGATTCTCCACGTGGCCAAGATTTCGCCGTTCGCGACGGCGGGGAAGCTGACCGACGAGCAGCTCACCACCCTGCACGACGCGATGGTGTCCGTCCTGCGCGATGCGGTGAGCCGTTCGGTCGGTCAGGGGGCCGCCATGCTGAAAGGGGAGAAGCGATCCGGGCTGCGGGTGCACGCCCGCACCGGGATGCCGTGCCCCGTCTGCGGGGACACCGTGCGCGAGGTTTCGTTCGCGGACAAGTCTTTTCAGTACTGTCCGACATGCCAGACCGGCGGTAAGGTGCTGGCTGACCGGCGGATGTCGCGGCTGCTCAAGTAA
- a CDS encoding chorismate mutase has product MRPKPPHQENAELAEMNIETVETPPAADIDELRREIDRLDAEILAAVKRRAEVSQAIGKVRMASGGTRLVHSREMKVIERYSELGPEGKDLAMLLLRLGRGRLGH; this is encoded by the coding sequence ATGAGACCAAAACCCCCACATCAGGAGAACGCGGAGTTAGCAGAGATGAACATCGAAACGGTTGAGACCCCACCGGCCGCCGACATCGACGAGTTGCGTCGAGAGATCGACCGGCTCGACGCCGAGATCCTCGCCGCGGTCAAGCGGCGGGCCGAAGTGTCGCAGGCGATCGGGAAGGTCCGGATGGCCTCCGGCGGCACCCGGCTGGTGCACAGCCGCGAAATGAAAGTGATCGAACGCTACAGCGAGCTGGGACCGGAGGGTAAAGACCTGGCGATGCTGCTGCTGCGGCTGGGCCGGGGCCGGCTGGGTCACTGA
- a CDS encoding DUF4873 domain-containing protein, which produces MPELPGRSDFRGISFHAARWDPDFDPAGKHIAVVGPDSAAGHHMSQLTQSAASVTVFAHAPRRIVPELPSATTRARRWLHRRLRPAAARPAPRLALSPIARVTASGVRTSDGVDHGADAIVYGTGFAVPASVAEETLVGAGGVTIGRAWEDGMEPYFGIAVHGFPNYFFLAGPDHRAQARYVAECVRALQRTSGTRIEVRRSSQRVFNERACLCPAAAAFKAFDLNSERSDDRVTYDGEATLTVAGVYHPVRARLTGRLDPIDGQYHWQGTVSALPTQPLPDQALRQSRTVTLRVGGRDASARIVEKTPWGTHSVAGIGTPPYAAG; this is translated from the coding sequence ATCCCGGAGTTGCCCGGGCGCAGCGATTTTCGTGGGATCTCGTTCCACGCGGCGCGCTGGGACCCTGACTTCGATCCGGCTGGCAAGCACATCGCGGTCGTCGGCCCCGATTCCGCCGCGGGTCATCACATGAGCCAGCTGACCCAATCGGCCGCCTCGGTGACGGTTTTCGCACACGCACCCCGCCGGATCGTTCCCGAGCTGCCGTCAGCGACTACCCGGGCGCGACGCTGGTTGCACCGGCGCCTCCGGCCGGCAGCGGCACGCCCGGCTCCCCGGCTCGCGTTGTCGCCAATCGCCCGCGTCACCGCCTCGGGCGTTCGCACCAGCGATGGCGTCGACCACGGCGCCGACGCCATTGTTTACGGCACCGGCTTCGCGGTCCCGGCTAGCGTCGCCGAGGAGACGCTGGTCGGCGCGGGCGGCGTGACAATAGGGCGGGCGTGGGAAGACGGCATGGAGCCGTATTTCGGGATCGCCGTGCACGGTTTCCCGAACTACTTTTTCCTCGCCGGGCCCGACCACCGCGCGCAAGCCCGATATGTCGCCGAGTGCGTGCGCGCCCTGCAACGCACCTCGGGCACTCGGATCGAGGTGCGGCGCAGCAGTCAGCGGGTGTTCAACGAGCGCGCCTGCCTGTGTCCGGCGGCCGCGGCCTTTAAGGCGTTCGACCTGAACTCCGAAAGAAGCGACGACCGTGTCACCTACGATGGCGAGGCCACACTGACCGTAGCGGGGGTTTACCATCCGGTGCGCGCGCGGCTCACCGGTCGCCTCGATCCCATCGATGGCCAATACCATTGGCAGGGAACGGTTTCCGCATTGCCTACGCAGCCACTACCCGATCAGGCGTTACGGCAGTCGCGAACGGTGACGCTGAGAGTGGGCGGGCGCGACGCTTCCGCCCGCATCGTCGAGAAGACACCATGGGGCACGCACTCGGTCGCGGGGATCGGCACTCCCCCGTACGCCGCCGGCTGA
- a CDS encoding M23 family metallopeptidase has protein sequence MSQHRLARSSAETTDVVRVGRAAGGRWSASHRNEVTEILPLDGFDFDDLDFNDARDLDDLDFSNDSTFDIASRVLLAPELDDLDAADDLAPLRLAAPTGDVVVRVPVDSRFDRLERFFDSSRDTDIIPVVRRGGQHRKEPTSAARGRLLISAMAAGAAAAAAHTATGHAETPKTEAVLTANASAMIGGSDGNTIRGAQVIAVQPAASAAVHNQELAKGVAFANDRAQREARLQQPLYVMPTKGIFTSNFGYRWGVLHAGIDLANSIGTPIYAVSDGVVIEAGPAAGYGMLVKLRHADGTVTLYGHINTALVSAGERVMAGDQIATMGNRGNSTGPHLHFEVLQGGTERIDPVPWLAKRGLMVGNYAG, from the coding sequence TTGTCCCAACACCGTTTGGCTCGTTCTTCTGCCGAAACAACAGACGTGGTGAGGGTAGGTCGCGCGGCAGGCGGCCGCTGGTCAGCGTCTCATCGCAACGAAGTCACCGAGATCCTGCCTCTCGACGGCTTCGACTTCGACGACCTGGATTTCAACGACGCTCGCGATCTGGACGACCTCGACTTCAGCAACGACTCCACGTTCGACATCGCGTCGCGGGTGTTGCTGGCACCTGAACTCGACGACCTGGACGCGGCCGACGATCTGGCCCCCCTGCGGCTGGCCGCCCCCACGGGCGACGTGGTGGTGCGCGTGCCCGTCGACTCGCGCTTCGATCGCCTGGAACGCTTCTTCGACTCCTCCCGAGACACCGACATCATCCCGGTGGTCCGGCGCGGCGGCCAACACCGCAAGGAGCCGACCAGCGCCGCCAGGGGTCGTCTCCTGATCTCGGCGATGGCCGCAGGGGCGGCGGCCGCAGCTGCGCACACGGCGACCGGCCACGCCGAGACACCCAAGACCGAGGCCGTCCTGACCGCCAACGCGTCGGCGATGATCGGCGGGTCGGACGGCAACACCATCCGCGGCGCCCAGGTGATCGCGGTGCAGCCGGCGGCGAGTGCCGCCGTGCACAACCAGGAGCTCGCCAAGGGCGTCGCCTTCGCCAACGACCGTGCCCAGCGCGAGGCCCGGCTGCAGCAGCCGCTCTACGTCATGCCGACCAAGGGCATCTTCACCTCCAACTTTGGATACCGCTGGGGCGTCCTGCACGCCGGCATCGACCTTGCCAACTCGATCGGAACCCCGATCTATGCCGTGTCCGACGGTGTCGTCATCGAGGCCGGCCCGGCGGCCGGCTACGGGATGCTCGTCAAGCTGCGCCACGCCGACGGCACGGTCACGCTTTACGGCCACATCAACACCGCGCTGGTGAGCGCCGGCGAGCGGGTGATGGCCGGCGACCAGATCGCCACCATGGGCAACCGCGGTAACTCCACCGGCCCCCACCTGCATTTCGAGGTGCTGCAGGGCGGCACCGAGAGGATCGATCCCGTGCCCTGGCTCGCAAAGCGGGGTCTTATGGTGGGCAACTACGCTGGTTGA